The Prionailurus viverrinus isolate Anna chromosome B4, UM_Priviv_1.0, whole genome shotgun sequence genome has a window encoding:
- the ENO2 gene encoding gamma-enolase isoform X2 — protein sequence MLELDGTENKSKFGANAILGVSLAVCKAGAAERELPLYRHIAQLAGNSDLILPVPAFNVINGGSHAGNKLAMQEFMILPVGAESFRDAMRLGAEVYHTLKGVIKDKYGKDATNVGDEGGFAPNILENSEALELVKEAIDKAGYTEKIVIGMDVAASEFHRDGKYDLDFKSPADPSRYITGDQLGALYQDFVRDYPVVSIEDPFDQDDWAAWSKFTANVGIQIVGDDLTVTNPKRIERAVEEKACNCLLLKVNQIGSVTEAIQACKLAQENGWGVMVSHRSGETEDTFIADLVVGLCTGQIKTGAPCRSERLAKYNQLMRIEEELGDEARFAGHNFRNPSVL from the exons ATGTTGGAGCTGGATGGGACCGAGAACAAAT CCAAGTTTGGGGCCAATGCCATCCTGGGTGTGTCCCTGGCCGTGTGTAAGGCAGGGGCAGCCGAGCGAGAATTGCCCCTATACCGCCACATTGCTCAGCTGGCCGGGAACTCAGACCTCATCCTGCCTGTGCCG GCCTTCAACGTGATCAATGGTGGCTCTCATGCTGGGAATAAGCTGGCCATGCAGGAGTTTATGATCCTTCCAGTGGGCGCTGAGAGTTTTCGCGATGCCATGCGACTTGGGGCGGAGGTCTACCACACACTCAAGGGGGTCATCAAGGACAAATATGGCAAGGATGCCACCAATGTGGGAGATGAAGGTGGCTTTGCCCCCAACATCCTGGAGAACAGTGAAG CCTTGGAGTTGGTGAAGGAAGCTATCGACAAGGCTGGCTACACAGAAAAGATTGTCATTGGCATGGACGTCGCTGCCTCGGAGTTTCATCGCGATGGCAAATATGACTTGGACTTTAAGTCTCCTGCTGATCCCTCCCGATACATCACTGGGGACCAGCTGGGGGCCCTCTACCAGGATTTTGTCAGGGACTATCCTG TGGTCTCCATCGAGGACCCCTTTGACCAGGACGATTGGGCCGCCTGGTCGAAGTTCACAGCCAATGTAGGGATCCAGATCGTGGGCGATGACCTGACAGTGACCAACCCAAAGCGTATCGAGCGGGCAGTGGAGGAAAAGGCCTGCAACTGTCTGCTGCTCAAGGTCAACCAGATCGGCTCAGTCACGGAAGCCATCCAAGC GTGCAAGCTGGCTCAGGAGAATGGCTGGGGTGTCATGGTGAGTCATCGCTCAGGAGAGACTGAGGACACGTTCATCGCCGATCTGGTGGTGGGGCTCTGCACGGGCCAG ATCAAGACTGGCGCCCCGTGCCGTTCTGAGCGTCTGGCTAAGTACAACCAGCTCATGAG AATTGAAGAAGAGCTGGGGGACGAAGCTCGCTTTGCTGGACATAATTTCCGCAATCCCAGCGTGCTGTGA
- the CB4H12orf57 gene encoding protein C10, protein MASASAQPAALSAEQAKVVLAEVIQAFSAPENAVRMDEARDNACNDMGKMLQFVLPVATQIQQEVIKAYGFSCDGEGVLKFARLVKSYEAQDPEIASLSGKLKALFLPPMTLPPHGPAPGGSVAAS, encoded by the exons ATGGCGTCCGCCTCGGCCCAACCTGCGGCCCTGAGTGCCGAGCAAGCCAAGG TGGTCCTGGCCGAGGTCATCCAGGCGTTCTCGGCCCCGGAGAACGCCGTGCGCATGGACGAGGCTCGGGACAACGCGTGCAACGACATGGGCAAAATGCTGCAATTCGTGCTGCCCGTGGCCACGCAGATTCAGCAGGAGGTTATCAAGGCCTATGGCTTCAGCTGCGACGGGGAAG GTGTCCTTAAGTTTGCCCGCTTGGTCAAGTCTTATGAAGCCCAGGATCCCGAGATTGCCAGCTTGTCGGGCAAGCTGAAGGCGTTGTTCCTGCCACCCATGACATTGCCGCCCCACGGGCCTGCTCCCGGTGGCAGCGTGGCTGCCTCCTGA
- the ATN1 gene encoding atrophin-1 isoform X1 yields MKTRQNKDSMSMRSGRKKEAPGPREELRSRGRASPGGVSTSSSDGKAEKSRQTAKKARVEEASTPKVSKQGRSEEISESESEETNAPKKTKTEQELPRPQSPSDLDSLDGRSLNDDGSSDPRDIDQDNRSTSPSIYSPGSVENDSDSSSGLSQGPARPYHPPPLFPPSPPPPDSTPRQPEPGFEPHPSVTPAGYHAPMEPPPSRMFQAPPGAPPPHPQLYPGGTGGGVLSGPPMGPKGGGAASSVGAPSGGKQHPPPTTPISISSSGAGGAPPTKPPNTPVGGGNLPSAPPPATFPHVTPNLPPPPALRPLNNASASPPGLGAQPLPGHLPSPHAMGQGMGGLPPGPEKGPTLAPSPHPLPPASSSSAPAPPMRYPYSSAGSSSAAASSSSSSSSSASQYPASQALPSYPHSFPPPTSLSVSNQPPKYTQPSLPSQAVWSQGPPPPPPYGRLLANSNAHPGPFPPSTGGQSTGHPPAPTHHHHHQQQQQQQQQQQQQQQQQHHGSSGPPPPGAYPHSLESSSSHHSHPYAMSPSLGSLRPYPPGPAHLPPPHSQVSYSQAGPNGPPPSSSSSNSSSSSQGSYPCSHPSPSQGPQGAPYPFPPVPPVTTSSATLSTVIATVASSPAGYKTASPPGPPPYGKRAPSPGAYKTATPPGYKPGSPPSFRTGTPPGYRGASPPAGPGTFKPGSPTVGPGPLPPAGPSGLSSLPPPPAAPASGPPLNATQIKQEPAEEYETPESPAPPARSPSPPPKVVDVPSHASQSARFNKHLDRGFNSCARSDLYFVPLEGSKLAKKRADLVEKVRREAEQRAREEKEREREREREKEREREKERELERSVKLAQEGRAPVECPSLGPVPHRPPFEPGSAVATVPPYLGPDTPALRTLSEYARPHVMSPGNRNHPFYVPLGAVDPGLLGYNVPALYSSDPAAREREREARERDLRDRLKPGFEVKPSELEPLHGVPGPGLDPFPRHGGLALQPGPPGLHPFPFHPSLGPLERERLALAAGPALRPDMSYAERLAAERQHAERVAALGNDPLARLQMLNVTPHHHQHSHIHSHLHLHQQDAIHAASASVHPLIDPLASGSHLTRIPYPAGTLPNPLLPHPLHENEVLRHQLFAAPYRDLPASLSAPMSAAHQLQAMHAQSAELQRLALEQQQWLHAHHPLHSVPLPAQEDYYSHLKKESDKPL; encoded by the exons ATGAAGACACGACAGAATAAAGACTCA aTGTCAATGAGGAGTGGACGGAAGAAAGAGGCCCCTGGGCCCCGGGAAGAGCTGAGATCGAGGGGCCGGGCCTCCCCTGGAGGGGTCAGCACGTCCAGCAGTGACGGCAAAGCCGAAAAGTCTAGGCAGACAGCCAAG AAGGCCCGCGTAGAGGAAGCCTCCACCCCAAAGGTCAGCAAGCAGGGCCGGAGTGAGGAGATCTCAGAAAGTGAAAGTGAGGAGACTAATGCACCAAAAAAGACCAAAACCGAG CAGGAGCTCCCTCGGCCACAGTCTCCCTCCGATCTGGATAGTTTAGATGGGCGAAGCCTCAACGATGATGGCAGCAGTGACCCTAGGGATATTGACCAGGATAACCGAAGCACGTCCCCCAGCATCTACAGCCCTGGAAGCGTGGAGAATGACTCCGACTCATCTTCTGGCCTGTCCCAGGGCCCAGCCCGCCCCTACCACCCCCCTCcactctttcctccctctcctccaccgcCAGACAGCACCCCCCGACAGCCAGAGCCTGGCTTCGAACCCCATCCTTCTGTGACACCCGCTGGATATCATGCTCCCATGGAGCCCCCTCCATCTCGAATGTTCCAGGCTCCTCCTggggcccctccccctcacccacaGCTCTACCCCGGGGGCACTGGTGGAGGAGTTTTGTCTGGACCCCCAATGGGTCccaagggaggaggggctgcctcTTCAGTGGGGGCTCCTAGTGGGGGTAAACAGcaccctccacccaccacccccatttCAATATCAAGCTCTGGGGCTGGTGGTGCTCCCCCAACAAAGCCACCTAACACTCCAGTGGGTGGTGGAAACCTACCCTCTGCTCCACCACCAGCCACCTTCCCCCATGTGACACCAAAcctgcctcccccacctgctctgaGACCCCTTAACAATGCATCAGCCTCTCCTCCTGGCCTGGGGGCCCAGCCACTACCTGGGCATCTGCCCTCTCCCCATGCCATGGGGCAGGGTATGGGTGGACTTCCTCCTGGCCCAGAGAAGGGCCCCACTCTTGCTCCCTCACCCCATCCTCTgccccctgcttcctcctcttctgccccAGCCCCGCCAATGAGGTATCCATACTCGTCTGCAGGTAGCAGCTCTGCAGCAGCCTCCTCTTCcagttcttcctcttcctctgcctcccagtACCCAGCTTCCCAGGCATTGCCCAGTTatccccactccttccctcccccaacaAGCCTGTCTGTCTCCAATCAGCCACCCAAATACACTCAGCCTTCCCTTCCATCCCAGGCTGTATGGAGCCAgggtccccccccacctcctccctatGGCCGTCTCTTAGCCAACAGCAATGCCCACCCaggccccttccctccttccactgGAGGCCAGTCCACAGGCCACCCACCAGCCCCAacacatcaccatcaccaccagcaacaacagcagcaacagcagcagcagcagcaacagcagcaacagcaacatCATGGGAGCTCTGGGCCCCCTCCACCTGGAGCATATCCCCATTCCCTGGAGAGCAGTAGCTCCCACCATTCCCACCCTTATGCCATGTCGCCCTCCCTGGGGTCTCTGAGGCCCTACCCACCAGGGCCAGCACACCTGCCCCCACCTCACAGCCAGGTGTCCTACAGCCAAGCGGGCCCCAATGgccccccaccctcttcctcctcttccaactcctcttcttcctctcaagGATCCTACCCATGTTcacacccctccccttcccagggcCCCCAAGGAGCTCCCTATCCCTTCCCACCGGTGCCTCCGGTCACCACCTCTTCGGCTACGCTTTCCACGGTCATTGCCACAGTGGCTTCCTCGCCAGCGGGCTACAAAACAGCTTCCCCACCTGGGCCCCCGCCGTATGGAAAGAGAGCCCCGTCCCCAGGGGCCTACAAGACAGCCACCCCACCGGGATACAAGCCGGGGTCGCCTCCCTCCTTCCGAACAGGGACCCCACCCGGCTACCGAGGCGCCTCGCCGCCCGCGGGCCCAGGGACCTTCAAGCCAGGCTCGCCCACTGTGGGGCCAGGGCCTCTGCCACCTGCCGGGCCCTCAGGCCTGTcctccctgccaccaccacctgCGGCCCCTGCCTCGGGGCCGCCCCTGAACGCCACGCAGATCAAGCAAGAGCCGGCTGAAGAGTATGAGACCCCCGAGAGCCCGGCGCCCCCGGCCCGCAGCCCCTCGCCCCCTCCCAAGGTGGTAGACGTTCCCAGCCATGCCAGCCAGTCAGCCAG GTTCAACAAACACCTGGACCGCGGCTTTAACTCGTGCGCGCGCAGCGACCTGTACTTCGTGCCGCTGGAGGGCTCCAAGCTGGCCAAGAAGCGGGCCGACCTGGTTGAGAAGGTGCGGCGCGAGGCCGAGCAGCGCGCGCGCGAAGAAAAGGAGCGCGAGCGCGAGCGGGAACGCGAGAAGGAGCGGGAACGCGAGAAGGAGCGCGAGCTGGAACGCAGCGTG AAGTTGGCTCAGGAGGGCCGGGCTCCAGTGGAGTGCCCATCTCTCGGCCCAGTGCCCCATCGCCCTCCATTTGAGCCGGGCAGTGCTGTGGCTACAGTGCCCCCCTACCTGGGTCCTGACACTCCAGCCCTGCGCACGCTCAGTGAATACGCCCGGCCCCACGTCATGTCTCCTGGCAATCGCAACCATCCATTCTACGTGCCCTTAGGGGCAGTGGACCCGGGGCTCCTGGGTTACAATGTCCCGGCCTTGTACAGCAGTGACCCAGCAGCCCGGGAGAGGGAGCGGGAAGCCCGTGAACGAGACCTCCGTGACCGCCTCAAGCCTGGCTTTGAGGTGAAGCCCAGTGAGCTGGAACCCCTACATGGGGTCCCTGGGCCGGGCCTGGATCCCTTCCCCCGACATGGGGGCCTGGCTCTGCAGCCTGGCCCACCCGGCCTGCACCCTTTCCCCTTTCATCCGAGCCTGGGGCCCCTGGAGAGAGAACGTCTAGCGCTGGCAGCTGGTCCAGCCCTGCGGCCTGACATGTCATACGCCGAGCGTCTGGCAGCCGAGAGGCAGCATGCAGAAAGGGTGGCAGCCCTGGGCAATGACCCGCTGGCCCGGCTGCAGATGCTCAATGTGACCCCCCATCACCACCAGCACTCCCACATCCACTCCCACCTGCACCTCCACCAGCAGGACGCCATCCATGCAG CCTCTGCCTCGGTGCACCCTCTCATTGACCCCCTGGCCTCAGGGTCTCACCTTACCCGGATCCCCTACCCAGCTGGGaccctccccaacccccttctTCCTCACCCTCTGCACGAGAACGAAGTTCTTCGTCACCAGCTCTTTG CTGCTCCGTACCGGGACCTgccagcctccctctctgccccgaTGTCTGCAGCTCACCAGCTGCAGGCCATGCACGCGCAGTCAGCAGAGCTGCAGCGCCTGGCGCTGGAGCAGCAGCAGTGGCTGCACGCCCATCACCCGCTGCACAGTGTGCCGCTACCTGCCCAGGAGGACTACTACAG TCACCTGAAGAAGGAAAGCGACAAGCCACTGTAG
- the ENO2 gene encoding gamma-enolase isoform X1 has product MSIEKIWAREILDSRGNPTVEVDLYTAKGLFRAAVPSGASTGIYEALELRDGDKQRYLGKGVLKAVDHINTTIAPALISSGLSVVEQEKLDNLMLELDGTENKSKFGANAILGVSLAVCKAGAAERELPLYRHIAQLAGNSDLILPVPAFNVINGGSHAGNKLAMQEFMILPVGAESFRDAMRLGAEVYHTLKGVIKDKYGKDATNVGDEGGFAPNILENSEALELVKEAIDKAGYTEKIVIGMDVAASEFHRDGKYDLDFKSPADPSRYITGDQLGALYQDFVRDYPVVSIEDPFDQDDWAAWSKFTANVGIQIVGDDLTVTNPKRIERAVEEKACNCLLLKVNQIGSVTEAIQACKLAQENGWGVMVSHRSGETEDTFIADLVVGLCTGQIKTGAPCRSERLAKYNQLMRIEEELGDEARFAGHNFRNPSVL; this is encoded by the exons ATGTCGATAGAGAAGATCTGGGCGCGGGAGATCCTGGACTCCCGTGGGAATCCCACGGTGGAGGTGGATCTCTACACCGCCAAAG GTCTCTTCCGGGCTGCAGTGCCCAGTGGAGCCTCCACTGGTATCTATGAGGCCCTGGAGCTGCGGGATGGGGACAAACAGCGTTACTTGGGCAAAG gtgTCCTGAAGGCAGTGGACCACATCAACACCACCATTGCTCCAGCCCTCATCAGCTCA GGTCTGTCGGTGGTGGAGCAGGAGAAGCTTGACAACCTGATGTTGGAGCTGGATGGGACCGAGAACAAAT CCAAGTTTGGGGCCAATGCCATCCTGGGTGTGTCCCTGGCCGTGTGTAAGGCAGGGGCAGCCGAGCGAGAATTGCCCCTATACCGCCACATTGCTCAGCTGGCCGGGAACTCAGACCTCATCCTGCCTGTGCCG GCCTTCAACGTGATCAATGGTGGCTCTCATGCTGGGAATAAGCTGGCCATGCAGGAGTTTATGATCCTTCCAGTGGGCGCTGAGAGTTTTCGCGATGCCATGCGACTTGGGGCGGAGGTCTACCACACACTCAAGGGGGTCATCAAGGACAAATATGGCAAGGATGCCACCAATGTGGGAGATGAAGGTGGCTTTGCCCCCAACATCCTGGAGAACAGTGAAG CCTTGGAGTTGGTGAAGGAAGCTATCGACAAGGCTGGCTACACAGAAAAGATTGTCATTGGCATGGACGTCGCTGCCTCGGAGTTTCATCGCGATGGCAAATATGACTTGGACTTTAAGTCTCCTGCTGATCCCTCCCGATACATCACTGGGGACCAGCTGGGGGCCCTCTACCAGGATTTTGTCAGGGACTATCCTG TGGTCTCCATCGAGGACCCCTTTGACCAGGACGATTGGGCCGCCTGGTCGAAGTTCACAGCCAATGTAGGGATCCAGATCGTGGGCGATGACCTGACAGTGACCAACCCAAAGCGTATCGAGCGGGCAGTGGAGGAAAAGGCCTGCAACTGTCTGCTGCTCAAGGTCAACCAGATCGGCTCAGTCACGGAAGCCATCCAAGC GTGCAAGCTGGCTCAGGAGAATGGCTGGGGTGTCATGGTGAGTCATCGCTCAGGAGAGACTGAGGACACGTTCATCGCCGATCTGGTGGTGGGGCTCTGCACGGGCCAG ATCAAGACTGGCGCCCCGTGCCGTTCTGAGCGTCTGGCTAAGTACAACCAGCTCATGAG AATTGAAGAAGAGCTGGGGGACGAAGCTCGCTTTGCTGGACATAATTTCCGCAATCCCAGCGTGCTGTGA
- the ATN1 gene encoding atrophin-1 isoform X2 encodes MKTRQNKDSMSMRSGRKKEAPGPREELRSRGRASPGGVSTSSSDGKAEKSRQTAKKARVEEASTPKVSKQGRSEEISESESEETNAPKKTKTEELPRPQSPSDLDSLDGRSLNDDGSSDPRDIDQDNRSTSPSIYSPGSVENDSDSSSGLSQGPARPYHPPPLFPPSPPPPDSTPRQPEPGFEPHPSVTPAGYHAPMEPPPSRMFQAPPGAPPPHPQLYPGGTGGGVLSGPPMGPKGGGAASSVGAPSGGKQHPPPTTPISISSSGAGGAPPTKPPNTPVGGGNLPSAPPPATFPHVTPNLPPPPALRPLNNASASPPGLGAQPLPGHLPSPHAMGQGMGGLPPGPEKGPTLAPSPHPLPPASSSSAPAPPMRYPYSSAGSSSAAASSSSSSSSSASQYPASQALPSYPHSFPPPTSLSVSNQPPKYTQPSLPSQAVWSQGPPPPPPYGRLLANSNAHPGPFPPSTGGQSTGHPPAPTHHHHHQQQQQQQQQQQQQQQQQHHGSSGPPPPGAYPHSLESSSSHHSHPYAMSPSLGSLRPYPPGPAHLPPPHSQVSYSQAGPNGPPPSSSSSNSSSSSQGSYPCSHPSPSQGPQGAPYPFPPVPPVTTSSATLSTVIATVASSPAGYKTASPPGPPPYGKRAPSPGAYKTATPPGYKPGSPPSFRTGTPPGYRGASPPAGPGTFKPGSPTVGPGPLPPAGPSGLSSLPPPPAAPASGPPLNATQIKQEPAEEYETPESPAPPARSPSPPPKVVDVPSHASQSARFNKHLDRGFNSCARSDLYFVPLEGSKLAKKRADLVEKVRREAEQRAREEKEREREREREKEREREKERELERSVKLAQEGRAPVECPSLGPVPHRPPFEPGSAVATVPPYLGPDTPALRTLSEYARPHVMSPGNRNHPFYVPLGAVDPGLLGYNVPALYSSDPAAREREREARERDLRDRLKPGFEVKPSELEPLHGVPGPGLDPFPRHGGLALQPGPPGLHPFPFHPSLGPLERERLALAAGPALRPDMSYAERLAAERQHAERVAALGNDPLARLQMLNVTPHHHQHSHIHSHLHLHQQDAIHAASASVHPLIDPLASGSHLTRIPYPAGTLPNPLLPHPLHENEVLRHQLFAAPYRDLPASLSAPMSAAHQLQAMHAQSAELQRLALEQQQWLHAHHPLHSVPLPAQEDYYSHLKKESDKPL; translated from the exons ATGAAGACACGACAGAATAAAGACTCA aTGTCAATGAGGAGTGGACGGAAGAAAGAGGCCCCTGGGCCCCGGGAAGAGCTGAGATCGAGGGGCCGGGCCTCCCCTGGAGGGGTCAGCACGTCCAGCAGTGACGGCAAAGCCGAAAAGTCTAGGCAGACAGCCAAG AAGGCCCGCGTAGAGGAAGCCTCCACCCCAAAGGTCAGCAAGCAGGGCCGGAGTGAGGAGATCTCAGAAAGTGAAAGTGAGGAGACTAATGCACCAAAAAAGACCAAAACCGAG GAGCTCCCTCGGCCACAGTCTCCCTCCGATCTGGATAGTTTAGATGGGCGAAGCCTCAACGATGATGGCAGCAGTGACCCTAGGGATATTGACCAGGATAACCGAAGCACGTCCCCCAGCATCTACAGCCCTGGAAGCGTGGAGAATGACTCCGACTCATCTTCTGGCCTGTCCCAGGGCCCAGCCCGCCCCTACCACCCCCCTCcactctttcctccctctcctccaccgcCAGACAGCACCCCCCGACAGCCAGAGCCTGGCTTCGAACCCCATCCTTCTGTGACACCCGCTGGATATCATGCTCCCATGGAGCCCCCTCCATCTCGAATGTTCCAGGCTCCTCCTggggcccctccccctcacccacaGCTCTACCCCGGGGGCACTGGTGGAGGAGTTTTGTCTGGACCCCCAATGGGTCccaagggaggaggggctgcctcTTCAGTGGGGGCTCCTAGTGGGGGTAAACAGcaccctccacccaccacccccatttCAATATCAAGCTCTGGGGCTGGTGGTGCTCCCCCAACAAAGCCACCTAACACTCCAGTGGGTGGTGGAAACCTACCCTCTGCTCCACCACCAGCCACCTTCCCCCATGTGACACCAAAcctgcctcccccacctgctctgaGACCCCTTAACAATGCATCAGCCTCTCCTCCTGGCCTGGGGGCCCAGCCACTACCTGGGCATCTGCCCTCTCCCCATGCCATGGGGCAGGGTATGGGTGGACTTCCTCCTGGCCCAGAGAAGGGCCCCACTCTTGCTCCCTCACCCCATCCTCTgccccctgcttcctcctcttctgccccAGCCCCGCCAATGAGGTATCCATACTCGTCTGCAGGTAGCAGCTCTGCAGCAGCCTCCTCTTCcagttcttcctcttcctctgcctcccagtACCCAGCTTCCCAGGCATTGCCCAGTTatccccactccttccctcccccaacaAGCCTGTCTGTCTCCAATCAGCCACCCAAATACACTCAGCCTTCCCTTCCATCCCAGGCTGTATGGAGCCAgggtccccccccacctcctccctatGGCCGTCTCTTAGCCAACAGCAATGCCCACCCaggccccttccctccttccactgGAGGCCAGTCCACAGGCCACCCACCAGCCCCAacacatcaccatcaccaccagcaacaacagcagcaacagcagcagcagcagcaacagcagcaacagcaacatCATGGGAGCTCTGGGCCCCCTCCACCTGGAGCATATCCCCATTCCCTGGAGAGCAGTAGCTCCCACCATTCCCACCCTTATGCCATGTCGCCCTCCCTGGGGTCTCTGAGGCCCTACCCACCAGGGCCAGCACACCTGCCCCCACCTCACAGCCAGGTGTCCTACAGCCAAGCGGGCCCCAATGgccccccaccctcttcctcctcttccaactcctcttcttcctctcaagGATCCTACCCATGTTcacacccctccccttcccagggcCCCCAAGGAGCTCCCTATCCCTTCCCACCGGTGCCTCCGGTCACCACCTCTTCGGCTACGCTTTCCACGGTCATTGCCACAGTGGCTTCCTCGCCAGCGGGCTACAAAACAGCTTCCCCACCTGGGCCCCCGCCGTATGGAAAGAGAGCCCCGTCCCCAGGGGCCTACAAGACAGCCACCCCACCGGGATACAAGCCGGGGTCGCCTCCCTCCTTCCGAACAGGGACCCCACCCGGCTACCGAGGCGCCTCGCCGCCCGCGGGCCCAGGGACCTTCAAGCCAGGCTCGCCCACTGTGGGGCCAGGGCCTCTGCCACCTGCCGGGCCCTCAGGCCTGTcctccctgccaccaccacctgCGGCCCCTGCCTCGGGGCCGCCCCTGAACGCCACGCAGATCAAGCAAGAGCCGGCTGAAGAGTATGAGACCCCCGAGAGCCCGGCGCCCCCGGCCCGCAGCCCCTCGCCCCCTCCCAAGGTGGTAGACGTTCCCAGCCATGCCAGCCAGTCAGCCAG GTTCAACAAACACCTGGACCGCGGCTTTAACTCGTGCGCGCGCAGCGACCTGTACTTCGTGCCGCTGGAGGGCTCCAAGCTGGCCAAGAAGCGGGCCGACCTGGTTGAGAAGGTGCGGCGCGAGGCCGAGCAGCGCGCGCGCGAAGAAAAGGAGCGCGAGCGCGAGCGGGAACGCGAGAAGGAGCGGGAACGCGAGAAGGAGCGCGAGCTGGAACGCAGCGTG AAGTTGGCTCAGGAGGGCCGGGCTCCAGTGGAGTGCCCATCTCTCGGCCCAGTGCCCCATCGCCCTCCATTTGAGCCGGGCAGTGCTGTGGCTACAGTGCCCCCCTACCTGGGTCCTGACACTCCAGCCCTGCGCACGCTCAGTGAATACGCCCGGCCCCACGTCATGTCTCCTGGCAATCGCAACCATCCATTCTACGTGCCCTTAGGGGCAGTGGACCCGGGGCTCCTGGGTTACAATGTCCCGGCCTTGTACAGCAGTGACCCAGCAGCCCGGGAGAGGGAGCGGGAAGCCCGTGAACGAGACCTCCGTGACCGCCTCAAGCCTGGCTTTGAGGTGAAGCCCAGTGAGCTGGAACCCCTACATGGGGTCCCTGGGCCGGGCCTGGATCCCTTCCCCCGACATGGGGGCCTGGCTCTGCAGCCTGGCCCACCCGGCCTGCACCCTTTCCCCTTTCATCCGAGCCTGGGGCCCCTGGAGAGAGAACGTCTAGCGCTGGCAGCTGGTCCAGCCCTGCGGCCTGACATGTCATACGCCGAGCGTCTGGCAGCCGAGAGGCAGCATGCAGAAAGGGTGGCAGCCCTGGGCAATGACCCGCTGGCCCGGCTGCAGATGCTCAATGTGACCCCCCATCACCACCAGCACTCCCACATCCACTCCCACCTGCACCTCCACCAGCAGGACGCCATCCATGCAG CCTCTGCCTCGGTGCACCCTCTCATTGACCCCCTGGCCTCAGGGTCTCACCTTACCCGGATCCCCTACCCAGCTGGGaccctccccaacccccttctTCCTCACCCTCTGCACGAGAACGAAGTTCTTCGTCACCAGCTCTTTG CTGCTCCGTACCGGGACCTgccagcctccctctctgccccgaTGTCTGCAGCTCACCAGCTGCAGGCCATGCACGCGCAGTCAGCAGAGCTGCAGCGCCTGGCGCTGGAGCAGCAGCAGTGGCTGCACGCCCATCACCCGCTGCACAGTGTGCCGCTACCTGCCCAGGAGGACTACTACAG TCACCTGAAGAAGGAAAGCGACAAGCCACTGTAG